The Benincasa hispida cultivar B227 chromosome 9, ASM972705v1, whole genome shotgun sequence genome has a segment encoding these proteins:
- the LOC120087191 gene encoding protein DEHYDRATION-INDUCED 19 homolog 4-like produces the protein MDSEAYSYGLSDSASASASRSSKSQSHFYFDYEEVDGDDDLNSEYPCPFCPEEFDLVELCCHIDDEHPVEANFGICPICSTNVGENMVGHITMQHGDVFNSQQRLKFHKDDFPQSLSFERKELEDDHIRILSGFSSLHSTSKMAPDPLLSFLCNAPVSNESKTVPAEPSSKEKLEEKDADNTLSEGDVQLSSIPDTNQEEKTRRCDFVRGLVFSVILGDDL, from the exons ATGGATAGTGAAGCTTATAGTTATGGTCTCTCTGATTCTGCTTCTGCTTCTGCTTCAAGGAGCTCTAAATCCCAGTCGC atttttattttgattacgAGGAGGTGGATGGGGATGATGATTTGAATTCGGAATATCCTTGCCCGTTTTGTCCAGAGGAATTTGATTTGGTTGAGCTATGCTGCCATATTGATGACGAGCATCCCGTAGAAGCCAACTTTGGG ATATGCCCTATTTGTTCTACAAACGTGGGAGAGAATATGGTTGGACATATAACGATGCAGCATGGAGATGTATTTAAT AGTCAACAAAGATTGAAATTCCACAAAGACGATTTTCCTCAAAGTCTTTCTTTTGAGAGAAAAGAGTTAGAAGATGATCATATAAGAATTCTTTCGGGGTTCTCTTCACTGCATTCAACCTCCAAGATGGCACCTGATCCATTGTTGTCATTTTTATGCAATGCACCTGTCAGCAATGAGTCTAAAACTGTTCCGGCCGAACCTTCAAGTAAAGAAAaattggaggaaaaagatgCGGATAATACATTGTCTGAAGG GGATGTTCAGTTATCTTCCATACCTGACACGAACCAAGAAGAGAAGACTCGGAGATGTGACTTTGTACGCGGGTTAGTTTTCTCCGTCATCCTAGGCGATGATTTATAA